A section of the Alkalihalobacillus sp. LMS39 genome encodes:
- the htpG gene encoding molecular chaperone HtpG yields the protein MEKKQFKAESKRLLEMMINSIYTHREIFLRELISNASDAIDKLYYKALTDESLTFDKDSYYIKVTPNKENRTLTITDTGIGMTKEDLETHLGTIAKSGSLAFKNENEIKDGHDIIGQFGVGFYSAFMVADMVTVTSKALGSDEAYKWESDGAEGYTIVPTTKESVGTEITLKIKENTEDEKYDDYLEEYRLQSIIKKYSDFIRYPIKMDVKTQKPKEDDEKELEEVVEEQTINSMVPIWRKNKNELTTEDYENFYAEKHYGFDKPLKHIHLSVDGTIRYNAILYIPEKTPYDFYTKEYEKGLELYSNGVLIMEKCSDLLPDYFSFVKGMVDSEDLSLNISREMLQHDRQLKFIAKNLKSKIKSQLLSLLKDERENYEKFYESFGRQLKYSVYSDFGANKNELQDLLLFYSSKEKKLVTLAEYVERMPEEQKYIYYATGESHERIEKLPQTEVVLEKGYEILYFTDDIDEFAIRMIMQYEEKEFKSVSSGDLGIDSEEKETEIESEQQENKELFDYMKSILSDKVKAVKLSKRLRSHPVCLSTEGEVSIEMEKILNAMPDNQNIKADKVLEINSNHEVFASLKEAFENDKDKLNLYTNILYNQALLIEGLPIQDPVEFTNDICKVMV from the coding sequence ATGGAAAAAAAGCAATTCAAAGCCGAATCGAAACGATTGCTAGAAATGATGATTAACTCCATTTACACACATCGGGAGATTTTTTTACGAGAGTTAATTTCAAATGCAAGTGATGCGATTGATAAACTGTATTACAAAGCATTAACAGATGAGTCTTTAACATTTGATAAAGATAGCTATTACATAAAAGTAACGCCAAATAAAGAAAATCGGACATTGACGATTACCGATACTGGAATCGGGATGACAAAAGAAGATTTAGAAACACATTTAGGTACGATCGCGAAAAGCGGATCATTAGCGTTTAAAAATGAAAATGAGATAAAAGATGGACATGATATAATCGGTCAGTTTGGTGTAGGTTTTTATTCAGCGTTTATGGTTGCTGATATGGTAACTGTCACAAGTAAGGCGCTAGGGAGTGATGAAGCGTATAAATGGGAATCTGACGGCGCTGAAGGTTATACGATTGTACCAACAACAAAAGAATCAGTAGGAACGGAAATTACGTTAAAAATAAAAGAAAATACAGAAGACGAGAAATACGATGATTATTTAGAAGAGTATCGTTTGCAATCGATTATCAAGAAATATTCGGACTTCATTCGCTATCCAATTAAAATGGATGTTAAAACACAAAAACCAAAAGAGGACGATGAGAAAGAACTAGAAGAAGTTGTAGAAGAGCAAACGATTAACAGTATGGTACCGATTTGGAGAAAAAACAAAAATGAATTAACAACAGAAGATTACGAGAACTTTTATGCGGAAAAGCACTATGGCTTTGATAAACCATTAAAACACATCCATTTAAGTGTAGATGGGACAATCCGTTATAATGCAATCTTATATATTCCAGAAAAAACGCCATATGACTTTTACACGAAGGAATATGAAAAAGGTCTAGAACTATATTCAAACGGTGTTTTAATTATGGAGAAATGTTCGGACTTGCTTCCTGATTATTTTAGCTTTGTGAAAGGGATGGTTGATTCCGAAGATTTATCATTAAATATTTCTCGTGAAATGCTACAGCATGACCGTCAATTAAAATTCATCGCCAAAAATTTAAAAAGCAAAATTAAAAGCCAACTCTTAAGTTTATTAAAAGACGAGCGCGAAAACTATGAGAAATTTTACGAGTCGTTTGGACGTCAGCTAAAGTATAGTGTATATAGTGATTTTGGTGCAAACAAAAATGAACTCCAAGATTTACTTTTATTCTACTCTTCAAAAGAGAAAAAACTTGTGACATTAGCTGAATATGTCGAGCGTATGCCAGAAGAACAAAAATATATATATTATGCAACAGGTGAATCACACGAGCGCATTGAAAAACTACCACAAACAGAAGTAGTTTTAGAAAAAGGGTATGAAATCTTATATTTCACTGATGACATTGATGAGTTTGCAATCCGTATGATCATGCAGTATGAAGAAAAGGAATTTAAATCGGTATCTAGTGGAGATTTAGGCATTGACTCAGAAGAAAAAGAAACAGAAATTGAATCGGAACAACAAGAAAACAAAGAGTTGTTTGATTACATGAAATCGATTCTTTCTGATAAAGTAAAAGCAGTCAAACTATCTAAACGGTTACGTTCACATCCGGTTTGCTTGTCAACAGAAGGAGAAGTTTCCATTGAAATGGAGAAGATCTTAAATGCGATGCCAGACAATCAAAATATAAAAGCCGATAAAGTGCTTGAAATTAACAGCAATCATGAGGTGTTCGCTTCGTTAAAAGAGGCATTTGAAAACGATAAAGATAAATTGAACCTATATACAAATATATTATATAACCAAGCTTTATTAATTGAAGGACTACCAATCCAAGACCCAGTTG
- a CDS encoding inositol monophosphatase family protein, translating into MNNIEDDKTDEILKEKTGDNMLEQQWKQRLELLKTWLVEAGERQIERMNEGLQVEQKSAANDLVTEMDLWTDEFLQAKIKESFPDDSIYSEEIGQLQGQSGYEWVIDPIDGTTNYAHGFSMFCISVAINYEGETVIGVVLAPQLQQCYEAVRGQGAFLNGKKLSVSSIDSMPKAIVATGFPYDKATHPENNVKQFNAVILKVGDIRRTGSAALDLCHVAGGHFDAYWEYKINRWDFEAGLLIVEEAGGKVAKKKLSRGYLVVAGNEVILDGLLELIKE; encoded by the coding sequence ATGAATAATATAGAGGATGATAAAACGGATGAAATACTAAAAGAAAAGACAGGTGATAACATGTTGGAGCAACAGTGGAAGCAACGCTTAGAGCTCTTAAAGACTTGGTTGGTTGAAGCTGGTGAGCGACAAATAGAACGAATGAATGAAGGGTTACAAGTTGAACAAAAGTCAGCAGCGAATGATTTAGTGACTGAAATGGATTTGTGGACTGATGAATTTCTTCAAGCAAAAATTAAAGAAAGCTTCCCTGATGATTCGATTTATTCAGAAGAAATTGGTCAATTACAAGGACAATCAGGGTATGAATGGGTGATTGATCCAATTGATGGTACAACAAATTATGCGCATGGATTTTCTATGTTTTGTATTTCAGTAGCAATTAATTATGAGGGAGAAACAGTCATCGGTGTTGTCTTAGCTCCTCAATTGCAACAGTGCTATGAGGCAGTTCGTGGGCAAGGTGCTTTTCTAAATGGAAAAAAACTGTCGGTATCTTCGATTGATTCCATGCCTAAGGCAATTGTTGCAACAGGGTTCCCATACGATAAAGCAACGCATCCTGAAAATAATGTCAAACAATTTAATGCTGTCATTTTAAAAGTAGGCGACATTCGTCGAACAGGAAGTGCGGCCCTTGATTTATGTCATGTTGCTGGAGGTCATTTCGATGCGTATTGGGAATATAAAATTAACCGCTGGGATTTTGAAGCTGGATTATTAATCGTTGAAGAAGCAGGTGGAAAAGTGGCAAAGAAAAAACTCTCAAGAGGGTATTTAGTCGTGGCTGGTAATGAAGTTATTTTAGATGGATTACTGGAATTAATTAAAGAGTAG
- a CDS encoding glutaredoxin family protein, translated as MSNQVIVYSTKNCVECTYVKEFLTKENISFEVRDVLEKQEYQEEVEKFGFLGVPVTVVGDKAVKGFTPELEQLVELAKQE; from the coding sequence ATGAGCAACCAAGTCATTGTATATTCTACGAAAAATTGTGTGGAATGCACATATGTAAAAGAGTTTCTAACGAAAGAAAATATTTCTTTTGAAGTAAGAGATGTGTTAGAAAAACAAGAATACCAAGAAGAAGTTGAGAAGTTTGGCTTTTTAGGAGTTCCTGTCACGGTGGTAGGAGACAAAGCCGTGAAAGGATTTACACCTGAGTTAGAGCAATTAGTTGAATTGGCAAAACAAGAATAA
- a CDS encoding SGNH/GDSL hydrolase family protein: MLQPKDKIVFIGDSITDCGRREDEEKMGDGYVRLIRDYYYARGKEYTIMNKGIGGDRVDDLASRWENDVISLQPDWVSISIGINDVWRQLDRLDIEQIYPDRFEQIFSDLLAKVQTKTKANLILMEPTIIEEDIHSEGNQLLVPYVKAIHLLAKKYGATVVPTHEAFLTFLKRKSDVALTTDGVHMTSVGNMLMAQTWLDTIEG; this comes from the coding sequence ATGCTACAGCCAAAAGATAAAATCGTATTTATTGGGGATAGTATTACAGATTGTGGAAGAAGAGAAGATGAAGAAAAAATGGGAGATGGCTATGTTCGTCTCATTCGAGATTACTATTATGCTCGGGGAAAAGAGTATACAATAATGAATAAAGGCATTGGGGGCGACCGTGTCGATGATTTGGCATCAAGATGGGAAAATGATGTTATTTCATTGCAACCAGATTGGGTTTCGATATCGATTGGAATTAATGATGTGTGGAGGCAATTAGATAGACTTGATATCGAACAAATATACCCTGACCGTTTTGAACAAATTTTTTCTGACTTATTAGCCAAAGTTCAAACGAAAACAAAGGCAAACCTCATTTTAATGGAGCCGACGATTATTGAAGAGGATATTCATTCAGAAGGAAATCAGTTATTAGTTCCGTATGTAAAAGCTATACACCTTCTTGCCAAAAAATATGGAGCAACAGTTGTTCCAACACATGAGGCGTTTTTAACGTTTCTCAAACGAAAAAGTGATGTGGCGTTAACGACGGATGGTGTTCATATGACATCTGTTGGAAATATGCTTATGGCACAAACATGGCTAGATACAATAGAAGGATAG
- a CDS encoding sensor histidine kinase: MQRKTERTVNCILYITMLIAIFIVYKSNPNDQLTLSILCAGFFLIHLFRYSIFKLPIKRFSTKLLLLNQLIIAFQIQIIDGSFIPQMFLFILITEVVYRSDKRFSIPFSILAYFCFIFGIYLNVNPTHFSEIAFVLPRFLEYALFFALSKIAKHAMLNQQQLEKTYSQLKFTISELEEKTLMEERVRLSREIHDTVGHTLTNSIVGVEAAKRLLSRGKIEEGIQKLNDAQDYVKKGLADVRKSVKTLHNNHSFLHLRTSLISLMEETRKQASITIHYSIQENLPYLTPQQELAVYRSLQEGLTNGLRHGEATEFDFTLEQVQDELHFTLQDNGYMPKKIELGFGLTMMNERIKSLHGNFAIMNGPYGGCILSFTLPLSDQQKLLQINKELSS; the protein is encoded by the coding sequence ATGCAAAGAAAAACAGAACGTACCGTTAATTGCATATTGTATATCACAATGCTTATAGCTATTTTTATCGTGTACAAGTCCAATCCCAATGATCAACTAACACTTTCTATACTTTGTGCTGGGTTTTTTTTGATTCATCTTTTTCGTTATAGCATTTTTAAACTTCCAATTAAAAGGTTTTCTACAAAATTACTATTATTGAATCAATTAATCATTGCATTTCAAATTCAAATTATTGATGGTTCGTTCATTCCGCAAATGTTCTTGTTTATTCTTATTACAGAAGTAGTATATAGGTCAGATAAACGGTTCAGTATTCCCTTTAGTATTCTTGCTTATTTCTGTTTTATTTTTGGCATTTATCTCAATGTCAATCCAACTCATTTTTCTGAAATTGCATTTGTGCTACCACGCTTTTTAGAATATGCACTTTTCTTTGCATTAAGTAAAATAGCCAAACATGCCATGCTTAATCAACAACAATTAGAAAAAACTTATTCGCAACTTAAGTTTACAATTTCAGAGTTAGAGGAAAAAACACTTATGGAAGAACGAGTTAGACTTTCAAGGGAAATCCACGACACTGTTGGGCATACATTAACGAACTCCATCGTTGGAGTAGAAGCTGCCAAACGACTTCTTAGCCGGGGTAAAATTGAAGAAGGCATTCAAAAACTAAATGATGCACAGGACTATGTAAAAAAAGGATTGGCTGATGTTCGAAAATCCGTTAAAACATTACATAACAACCATTCGTTTTTACATTTACGAACAAGTCTTATCTCTTTAATGGAAGAAACACGAAAGCAAGCAAGTATAACGATTCACTATAGCATTCAAGAGAACTTACCATATCTTACGCCACAGCAAGAGTTGGCCGTCTATCGTTCACTACAGGAAGGATTAACAAATGGCCTTCGTCATGGTGAAGCAACTGAGTTTGATTTTACATTAGAACAAGTTCAAGACGAATTGCATTTTACTTTACAAGACAATGGCTATATGCCCAAGAAAATTGAACTTGGCTTTGGTTTAACGATGATGAATGAACGTATTAAGTCATTACATGGAAATTTTGCAATTATGAATGGTCCTTATGGAGGTTGTATTTTATCCTTTACTCTCCCACTCTCTGACCAGCAGAAATTATTACAAATTAATAAAGAATTGTCATCATAA